TGGCAATAACTCTGAGCCATGGTAAGACCTTCATACATTTTCCTGTGGCGttttaaatttcaacatttcCTTCTCCGAGATGGATAGTCAACGTAAGAGTGAGTTTACAGAAAATGAGTTCTCATGTCCATTAACTGTGCAGTTTAGGATCATAACACGAGCCTGCACATAGCATAAGATGGATTGATCCGTCCTTAGGATTCGACCTAGGCATTTTGCAAAATGATGAAATAAGGTAATAGATAATTGCATTTGGCCTAGCTTTTTaacatatggttaatttagTATACGAGTTTTTTAAGCTGCCTTGGTAGTATTATCTTATCCCCGTACAGCAACAAAGATTTGGTTTTGGGTTGTAAATGATTGTTATTTGAACCTGTTGTGTATTTAAGAGAGTATAAAAATAGAAAGCTATTTTGGTTTGCTTAGCCATTGTAGAGTTGAGTTTAAGGAATTTGAGTATTCTAATGCTTTACtcaaataacttttattttcaaatttatattttgtattcttTTATTACAATTGTAAATTCTCAATGTAAGAATCAAAgcacaaataatttttatttttcagattttaaaattcaggtctaagggttaacaataataaaattattttgttaaattcaggttTAACTTGTTATTTTTGTAGTGACATTGTTACCAAGcgatttctttttaatttcaaaatatcacagaACAATTGAAAAGTTTCAATTTTTGGAATTAATATCATTCCTCCAATTAGAATATTTATCTTACTAAAAAGCTTATGATATTTtatctcaaaataattttagaccATTTTCTAAATCTAATTATAATCTCTCTTTAATATCTGCACGGTAAATGTCAGTAAAatgatttaatcaaattaatgattaatatatgatgtaattatttagttaattaatatgaaatacTTATTTCAAGTAAgagtttaattacattttagaAGTATTTTAATGGCATTCCTACCGGTAATCAGGCTTCAGGCTTAATCAACAAGTATTTGAGATGAggatcttgaattttgtttGTAAATACTTAGACGAAATCCGTTTTAAGTTAATTCATTTCTTTtgatgaaagaaattaaaatattttttatatttatagatagaATTCTTATCCGATATAAATTAATgatgtgtaaaataaaaatagaagtaatgtattataaaattaaaaatattgaacttGAATCATGGGAGTGAAATAAAATGACAAGAATAGAGGGTTTGATGAATTTACAAAATAGAAGGATTAATCATTGAACTCACTTAAGTGGATaccttaaaaactaaaaaaattattttttcaattgtatacataagaaataaaacatctatttgttttatattggataaataaaattatttatgcatATAAAATCTGTAAGCTAAAATTGTGTTGTATCGataattatattagtaattGTGAAAACTGAATTAAACCAAAACTTTCAAgtataaaattgaacaaattcaaagttaatatataatattgtacactaaatcaaaattcatgtgtaattttgagatttattattttattttattttattttatttaaactttaggctttgtttaatttcaagaaatagaggtgattttcatttacattttcttgaaaatgaaaaatttcaaaaaaacatgtttggttaaaaaattttaaaatgatttttgaaaaataaaaccaatatttaaaaaatactttaattgtTTTTACTAAAATACTTTGCAAAGctaaaagtgataaaataaaagttttcaactttaaatacattagtttttaaattttcaatatggTACTCGTAAATATAGTTTTTGTACCAAACATGTTTTCAATAACAAATTTTTTACTTACCAAAcattttttaatcttaaaaataaaaatgaaaaatataatattttttttgtaaaagttaaaattaaacaaaagattTTATCACATGCTATATGTGTGGAAACCAATGTGTTtgaaaataacatgttttaaactaattaataataaatataaaaaactcaACAAGATAAAGCTTTGATTGGATGATATGTTTAaagttttactaatttaaatggTGTAGgttcaaatattatatttttatttttaaaataaaagaactaacataaattattttaaatataaactacattaaaataatttccgTAACTAAGTTGAGATTGAGTATTTTCTTTCTGGtcaaagttttgaattttatatatagttattaTTTTTGGGTAGGTGAAAGAAAAATCTATTAAAagggttttgttttaaaaatagaaaaatatttatttacattttcattttaaatcttttataattacaaataaattttatataatgtttataatttatttacattaaataatatataattttggtttacCAACTAATTAATGTAATGATTTTATTTGGTTATATAATGtcattaattagatttttatacaAAGTAATGCATGTGTTCTAAATAAATCCTAATTCCTCATctcattaattaataaaataaaaggttaaaagatttattaataaatttattttaaacctgattaaaatggatgaaaaataattataattttccttttcttttgccCCCCATTGAAAATGATTGTTATTTACTCTGTAGGATAGACTCAGACTTGACCTAATTATGTCTTTACAGAAATGGTTTGGAGGAGGTTAAGGTTATATTGGAATGTGATGTTGATTGCTCCAAAAAGAGTTGCTATAATCCTAGCCTTTGCCTTTGATTTAGGCTGCTGCTTTGTTCTCCATTGCCCTGCTGTTGTTAAAAACTTTCTCAATTTGCCTTCAAATATTCTCTCACCTCCTGCAtcttaattattctttattatACTTACCTACTATTACTTGGTTTTTAATGGTGGTCTGCTTATTTTGCACTTGGTGAATTTggattaaatgaattttaaagagtAATTAAATCTTAaggtattaaattgataaaagagagagaaagaatcaAAGTTGACCTTGCTGGGAAGTATGggtgattttattattataaacattaattaaatcataaaataatttagggtcACTTTAGTATTacttcttaaaagtatttttgggTGAAACACTTTTAAACAAAggctaaaattttatgtttagggtttagaagcatcttgtttaataatatttttatttcaaaagtgtttttaagaAGCAATATTAAACTGGCCATTAATGCACATATAATTTGAATTCCATATTGTGGTATATAAATGAATCGCAATGATATATAAGTAGGTCATTTGTATGACCTAGTCAATTACACAACACTTGCAATTTGTGTCTAATGACTTAGTCAAACAGTGTTTCTTTTAACCCTTCGGATTAGAGGTGCTtatgggtcgggccgggtttgggtcgggcccataaaaaataaagcccgggtcctaggcccgaaacataagcccgggcccggcccggcctggcccatttttttaataaataccaaaaatttattttaaaaattaaaaaagtgttttaaaattaaaaataataaaaaatgtattttaaaaatattttaaaattaaaaaaatttaaaaaataaatatatttattatattaatggGCAGGCCTGACCAAAAAGTGGTGCCGAGGTCTgcccattttctaaatgggcctcgtttttttgcccaagcccatatttcgggcctatatttttacccaaaccctcccatatttcgggcgggccgcccggcccatgagcacctctacttcGGATGCACCATTTTCTCACCTCCTCAATGGCTTATTACACCTCTCAAAACCATATAAtttatctaacaaaaatcaaatatgtCTCAAGAAATGTCACTGTATAACCTCCCCTTCAATTAGGAGGGAGCAATTGTTACACCTCGCTGTGATCGCCCAAATAACTAAGTCTATAAACGGTATGAGGGGACCCCTCGTAAGAGCCCTTTAGCTTATAACTTGCTTGACAAGTGAAACCACTTATTAACTGCCACATTATATCTCAACTACCACATCTCATATGAAATGACCCAAGGCACATCATAGTACCATTCTACCTAAGTTTATAGCCCCAGGCTTCTCTCCCTTGACTCGCCAATAAAAACCTAACACCTGACACCTTGAGACAAGAGACGCCAAGTATACAAGGCCTAGGGCCTAAGGATGAGAGACAAGCTATCCCCATCTCATTTTCTCCCAACCTACCTCAAGTCTCTTCCTCTCCTCCTTCCCTCCTACTTTGACCATACTATTTGGCAACTCTCCGCCCTGTCCCAAACGGTGAACCACCCATCTCCACCACCTACCCATCCTTTTATCAACACAATCCATAAAGATTATTTCTTTTAGGGTTCATGGCTTCCCTTTCCAACAGTGTCTTCTCTAAAGTTCAAAGATTTATTCTCTCTCTATAAATACAATGTCTCTTACCAATACACTCAAAACTTATTAATGGTTCcttcatattatattataaatcatattttaattgtttttcatataataaaatcatatatataactACATATAAAAGGAAAGCCCTAATGGTCTTCTTTTGTTGACATGTGTACCACCAATTGTGCACatttttacattataaaatggttagatttcaattttgatccttctattatgcataaatttgatattttatctctaaactttagtttctaatataatttggtctctataattttataatattattagttagtctaaatagttaacatcaataacttttcaattaaaatgttgctaaattatatataacttaaatgtTGTAAGGTTCTTAGATATTGACACGCAGTTTCTcatttattttgtgtttgtcttttttttttcacattataagacaatggtcaaatttcgagttaacccatatattatattgaatttgagttttaatttatatacttcaattttggCATAATTTGGTTCTTCTATTTTCATAATGTTATCAGTTaatctaaatagttaatatcgtTAACTATTTTCAATCCAAATGCTAATgttaatttttcttaagagcactaatccaaaaaaaaaatttgaatggtatttttaagaaaaaaattcactttaacatttcaagtttatttttattacatgattaCTAAGTAAATTACAGTTAATTAGTAACAATTTCTATTTTGGGTGTTAAGTACTTTAATCCATCATACAATGAAACATTCACTTGTATTTTTTGggtaattcaataaaatatttaattaaatcttgatAATTTTGAACATTATATGGTTATAAGATACATACATAGTTGAAATTAAACTATAACAtgtataaatgaaaagaaagtccatttttttatataattattgtttctaatgtataataatgaatatttaagagataaataaaatttataattttcctaAGAGCACAaaataagaaacataaaagaaataagtggGACCATTGGTTGAGAAAGGAAAGAGTGTGAAATAAACTGCAAAATATTGTCAccatcaaagaaaaagaaaggtaaCTTGGTCCACTAATATGCCTACCCCTTGGGGGTCTATAGGGGATATAGGGATGTAGAATTTTGGCTAAAATTCTTTAGATTGGTCCATAGCCAATATTAAATTTGTGGTCTCCCTAATCAACCTAACAAAACCCTAGTGATGTCCAATTTGTTCACCTAATTCTCAATTTACTCCCTTTTTTCCCTCAAGATCTACTATTTGTTATAATGAAAGGCATTTGGTTATGTAATGATGTTGAGATTAATGGAAGTGTGGTTATGCATCAATATTCCACTCAAAGCAATGCCCAAACCAACACAAAATAATGAGTCGTCTTTATTCATTATTACTTGTAATCAATTCGATTAATGGGtgtttctaaaataatattattttaattaattactattacCATTTAACTTGAAGTTGTATCTTGATgtttaaaattctaattaaaatcttaattttaattatatcctttaaacttttctaatttttatttgtaatactAGAGGTATTTACAAATTACggtaatttgtaaaaatatgagaaattgtTATAAGAAAATGTGATTCtatattttctctatttctttttaacATGGGAATGTTTAttcgaaaattaaaaaacatggaGAAAATGAAGAGAGAAGGTTAGATAAGACAAGTATAGAGCGTAGAAGTAGGAATGACGGGTTGTGTCAGATTTGATTAGTTAGCAGTAAAAAGCCTCTTTCTCCCAAAACATCTTTAACTGTTTCTTCACCGACTTTCAGTTTGCTTCTGCTTCAGCCTTTCGcatctctttccttttctttctcctttttaactttttaccaTTTCCACTCCTAAACTTCCAATTGTGGCCACCCCAACCTACTACGCCACCACTAAAACATGGTCTCTCCCACCGCCACCACCACCCTATGATCATCACCCCACCAACATGTTAGGCCTCCATAACATCTTCCTTATAGCTCCACCACCACAGGAAAACCAACAACAACAAGCCCCACCGCCGCCGCCGCCACCACCACAACCACAACCCTTTAACCAAAACTACAACTTGACTGACACAAATCTTTGGACTTTAAAGAGAAGCACCGCCCAAGAATCAATACCGGTTTTCCAAAAGAAAGATGGAGCCTTGaataatgttgaagaagatgatgatgatgaaagtGGTGCTGCTGGTGGTTGCTTCAAGGTGTGTAGAGATTGTGGGAATAGGGCAAAGAAGGAGTGTGGATATAGTAGGTGTAGGACTTGTTGTAAGAGTCGAGGGTATGATTGTGCTACTCACGTGAAGAGCACGTGGGTGCCTGCTGCTAGGAGAAAAGACAGGAAGGTTTTAGTGATCGGGGATGATGACGGCGGCGGAAATGGTGGTTGGTCTTCCGGCTCCTCTTCTTGTGGTGGTAAAAGACAAAGGGTTTTGAATTTGACTTCAAACGCTGCTTCCAAGTCCTTGAATTTTGAAGCAGGCACTTGTCACCAGGGTTTGCTTTctctttatcttcttctttctttcataatctttccttccatttttcttCACCTAAGTATCAAATTTATTGAATCCATGCTGAAGAAACCATTGAATTCAGGATAAAACAATGCTGggattctctttttttttttttaattaatgaatgattgaaatgtataggatttattgaatttttagtgtTCAATGGTTGCTTTCAATGTATTGAATTTGTTGGGTTATTGAGTTCTCATCTAAGTCTTtcaactttaaatatataactAAGCTAAGATATTATGCAACTGAATGATTTATATGTACTAAATTTGTTGAACTGTTGTTTTACCATATATAAACTGTTCTCTGTTAGTATAAAACTGGGTATTTTGTTAATTTCCAGATTCAGGATTTAAAGAATCCTTACCGGTTCGAGTTCAAGCACCGGCGGTTTTCAGGTGTATTCAAGTGACAGCCATTAGTGATGGTGAATCAGAGATTGCATACCAAGCTACTGTGAATATAAGTGGCCATGTTTTCAAGGGGTTCCTATATGACCATGGAGTTGATGTGAAAAACGAGTTTCCTTGCATTTCGAAAGTCGTTTTTGAAAGCAGCAGCAGTGGAAGGGATAGAGATTCATCTTCTCCGGTCGTTGATCCAGCAAACACCTTTGCAGCCTCCGGTGACTGAGGATCGGTTTAAGGTACAATCTTTAGCACTCAACATGTAATGATGTTTATGTAGGTTCTAAATGTGATAGTTTATGTGCTTGATTACAGTggaaaaatgaatcaaataggCCTAACAATGTGAAGGTTACTTCATACCCCATAAATCATAGGATTTTACAGttttatcttttcttcttttttctccttttgcATATGCCTTCTATGAGATCAAAGACGGCATCGTTGTGAAGCTTCGTGAACGAGAAGTGGTTCTTGTTCTAATGTCACCATCCATCTTTGGTAAAAAAGCAAAAGATTGTATTTGCCATGATCTGCACTTCACTTTAGTGCTAGGCATATTTCCAAAATAGGAAAGCACATTATTTGCATAAATCTTCATCATGTTGCTGATATGCATCCTCAAAAACACTTCTGGGTCCACTCGCAGCATCGGATTCCTACATCAATGCATGAAATTTCATCCGGTTTACATTCGGAATTTCCTCGATAAAGATTgcattatctttttattttgtacCATACACAATGATTAGCATACATGTCAAAAAGTTTAGTGCCTGTTGTTCGTGTGCTTTGCTTGGTTTCATTGCCCTGTTTCCAGCGTGCGTATATTACTTAGGCACAACCATGAGAGTCATATATGGATATGTATTCAACACAGATATACATTCAAACAATCATACCCCATACATCCGGAGTAACATGTTTTTGACAAGCTGGTTCTCTCTTATTCCCCCTTTTAACTTTCTGTATGTATATGCCAGGACATGAGCAGGATTCAACCAAGCCAATTTTGGTTGAAAGCACATATATTATACTACCTACAAAATTCATGc
This genomic window from Gossypium raimondii isolate GPD5lz chromosome 10, ASM2569854v1, whole genome shotgun sequence contains:
- the LOC105776481 gene encoding protein SHI RELATED SEQUENCE 6; this encodes MLGLHNIFLIAPPPQENQQQQAPPPPPPPPQPQPFNQNYNLTDTNLWTLKRSTAQESIPVFQKKDGALNNVEEDDDDESGAAGGCFKVCRDCGNRAKKECGYSRCRTCCKSRGYDCATHVKSTWVPAARRKDRKVLVIGDDDGGGNGGWSSGSSSCGGKRQRVLNLTSNAASKSLNFEAGTCHQDSGFKESLPVRVQAPAVFRCIQVTAISDGESEIAYQATVNISGHVFKGFLYDHGVDVKNEFPCISKVVFESSSSGRDRDSSSPVVDPANTFAASGD